A window of Streptomyces armeniacus contains these coding sequences:
- a CDS encoding putative bifunctional diguanylate cyclase/phosphodiesterase, which produces MPGTRAVIVAFAAIALAAGALRALDQNRALFPDGTVGWSFAVLTGVIVGHLVALGRDRWWGGTGSGAALTLAILLLYGWMAAALVSLAVVVLVGGARRRRWRQALVHGAVDIVGIGGSALTLLAFGTRPSVENPWEPGSWTLASLPEIGVAALTYLVLTRTLIWYAFAGPAATLSTVARTALVRQALVAVALLGISPLIAVVAVHKPLLLPLFAVPLIALDSTLWIARARAEEQLRDPLTGLPNRLWLMERAWSALDDADRAGMRSALVLIDLDRFRSVNDTLGHLAGDRLLLQIADRLRTALPRGAEAARLGGDEFAVLLPATDSTTSAQRVARTLVAALGSPLDLDGLTLVLEASAGVAVFPEHALEAEGLLRRADVAMYEAKRDRTGVEVYEAARDGNTPDRLGLLADLRRALDACEVELHYQPKVGFDGRVAGLEALVRWTHPERGKVPPDEFIAIAETSGLMPQLTEYVLETALEQVAHWRRNGLTVPVAVNVSPRDVHSPGFAGAVAARLARHGVPPGALQLEITEHVLLEDPQRAADTLAGLTGHGVKMSLDDFGTGYSSLVHLRRLPVSELKIDRSFVARLAVDAEDAEIVRCTVDLAHSLGLLVVAEGVEDDETWERLRDLGCDAVQGWLVAAAMPPHEATAWLRSRAAGRAPVRSAGTAGAAGEEAPAALEPPGRAVPAPAEEGADQPVT; this is translated from the coding sequence ATGCCCGGGACGCGGGCGGTGATCGTTGCGTTCGCCGCGATCGCGCTTGCGGCCGGGGCGTTGAGGGCGCTCGATCAGAATCGTGCGCTCTTCCCGGACGGCACGGTGGGCTGGTCGTTCGCCGTGTTGACCGGGGTGATCGTCGGACATCTGGTGGCACTGGGCAGAGACCGGTGGTGGGGCGGCACCGGGTCCGGCGCGGCGTTAACCCTGGCCATCCTGCTGCTGTACGGCTGGATGGCCGCCGCGCTCGTCTCGCTCGCCGTGGTGGTGCTCGTCGGCGGTGCGCGGCGGCGCCGGTGGCGGCAGGCGCTCGTGCACGGCGCGGTCGACATCGTGGGCATCGGAGGTTCGGCGCTCACGCTGCTGGCGTTCGGCACCCGGCCCTCCGTCGAGAACCCGTGGGAGCCCGGCTCCTGGACCCTCGCCTCGCTGCCGGAGATCGGCGTGGCGGCCCTCACGTATCTCGTGCTGACGCGGACGCTGATCTGGTACGCGTTCGCCGGCCCCGCCGCCACCCTGTCGACGGTCGCCCGCACCGCGCTCGTACGGCAGGCGCTGGTCGCGGTGGCGCTGCTCGGCATCTCCCCGCTGATCGCCGTCGTCGCCGTGCACAAGCCGCTGCTGCTCCCGCTGTTCGCGGTGCCGCTGATCGCCCTCGACTCCACGCTGTGGATCGCCCGGGCGCGGGCCGAGGAGCAGCTGCGCGACCCGCTCACCGGGCTGCCCAACCGGCTGTGGCTCATGGAGCGGGCCTGGTCGGCCCTGGACGACGCGGACCGGGCCGGTATGCGGTCCGCCCTCGTACTGATCGACCTCGACCGGTTCCGTTCGGTCAATGACACTCTCGGCCATCTCGCGGGCGACAGGCTGCTGTTGCAGATAGCGGACCGGTTGCGTACGGCGCTCCCGCGGGGCGCCGAGGCCGCGCGGCTGGGCGGCGACGAGTTCGCCGTGCTGCTCCCGGCCACCGACTCGACGACCAGCGCGCAGCGCGTCGCCCGTACGCTCGTCGCCGCCCTCGGCTCCCCGCTGGACCTCGACGGGCTCACGCTGGTGCTGGAGGCGAGCGCGGGCGTCGCCGTCTTCCCCGAACACGCCCTGGAGGCGGAGGGCCTGCTGCGGCGCGCCGACGTCGCGATGTACGAGGCCAAGCGCGACCGTACGGGCGTCGAGGTCTACGAAGCGGCCCGCGACGGCAACACGCCCGACCGGCTGGGTCTCCTCGCCGACCTGCGGCGGGCGCTCGACGCGTGCGAAGTGGAGCTGCACTACCAGCCCAAGGTCGGCTTCGACGGCCGCGTCGCCGGGCTGGAGGCGCTGGTGCGCTGGACACATCCGGAACGCGGCAAGGTGCCGCCGGACGAGTTCATCGCCATAGCCGAGACCTCGGGACTGATGCCGCAGCTCACCGAGTACGTCCTGGAGACCGCGCTCGAACAGGTCGCACACTGGCGGCGGAACGGCCTGACCGTTCCCGTGGCGGTGAACGTGTCGCCCCGCGACGTCCACAGCCCCGGTTTCGCGGGCGCCGTCGCCGCACGGCTGGCCCGGCACGGCGTACCGCCCGGAGCGCTCCAGCTGGAGATCACCGAACACGTCCTCCTCGAGGACCCGCAGCGCGCCGCGGACACGCTTGCCGGACTGACCGGGCACGGCGTGAAGATGTCGCTCGACGACTTCGGCACCGGCTACTCCTCGCTGGTGCACCTGCGGCGGCTGCCCGTCAGCGAGCTGAAGATCGACCGCTCGTTCGTGGCCCGGCTCGCGGTGGACGCCGAGGACGCGGAGATCGTCCGCTGCACCGTCGACCTCGCGCACTCCCTCGGCCTGCTGGTGGTGGCCGAGGGCGTCGAGGACGACGAGACCTGGGAACGCCTCCGCGACCTGGGCTGCGACGCGGTCCAGGGCTGGCTCGTGGCGGCGGCCATGCCGCCGCACGAGGCCACGGCCTGGCTCCGCTCCCGCGCCGCGGGCCGCGCGCCGGTACGGTCCGCGGGGACGGCGGGGGCCGCGGGGGAGGAGGCCCCCGCCGCGCTGGAGCCGCCGGGCCGGGCGGTCCCGGCCCCCGCGGAGGAGGGCGCGGACCAGCCGGTCACGTAG
- the gatC gene encoding Asp-tRNA(Asn)/Glu-tRNA(Gln) amidotransferase subunit GatC produces the protein MPGITREEVAHLARLARLELKDEELDHFAGQLDDIIGAVAEVSDVADEDVPPTSHPLPLTNVMRPDDVRPSLTPEQALSGAPAQEQQRFKVPQILGEE, from the coding sequence ATGCCTGGCATCACGCGCGAGGAGGTCGCCCACCTCGCACGGCTGGCACGTCTTGAGCTGAAGGACGAAGAGCTCGATCACTTCGCCGGACAGCTCGACGACATCATCGGCGCCGTCGCCGAAGTCTCCGATGTCGCCGACGAGGACGTACCGCCCACCTCCCACCCGCTGCCGCTGACCAACGTGATGCGCCCGGACGACGTCCGTCCGAGCCTGACCCCCGAGCAGGCGCTGTCCGGCGCCCCGGCCCAGGAGCAGCAGCGTTTCAAGGTGCCGCAGATCCTGGGGGAGGAGTGA
- the gatA gene encoding Asp-tRNA(Asn)/Glu-tRNA(Gln) amidotransferase subunit GatA — protein MSDLTRLTAAETAAKIASGEVTAVEVTEAHLARNQAVDEKVHAFLHVDREGALATARAVDAKRERGEKLGPLAGVPLALKDIFTTEGVPTTAGSKILEGWIPPYDATVTRRLKEADVVILGKTNMDEFAMGSSTENSAYGPTGNPWDLTRIPGGSGGGSSASLASFQTPLAIGTDTGGSIRQPAAVTGTVGVKPTYGGVSRYGMVAFSSSLDQAGPCARTVLDAALLHSVIAGHDEMDSTSIDQPVPDVVAAARNGDIKGLRVGVVKEFRGEGYQAGVMQRFDESVELLRELGAEVVEVSCPTFTKALAAYYLIAPSECSSNLARFDAMRYGMRVGDDGTRSAEDVTALTREAGFGDEVKRRVMLGTYALSSGYYDAYYGSAQKVRTLITRDFAKAFESVDVLVSPTTPTTAFPIGERADDPMAMYLADLCTIPSNLAGNAAMSLPCGLAPEDGLPVGLQIIAPAMADDRLYRVGAAVETAFQARWGHPLIEEAPSL, from the coding sequence ATGAGCGATCTGACGAGACTCACGGCCGCGGAGACCGCGGCGAAGATCGCCTCCGGCGAGGTCACCGCCGTCGAGGTCACCGAGGCGCATCTGGCCCGCAACCAGGCCGTCGACGAGAAGGTGCACGCCTTCCTGCACGTCGACCGCGAGGGCGCCCTCGCCACTGCGCGCGCGGTGGACGCGAAGCGGGAGCGCGGCGAGAAGCTGGGCCCGCTGGCGGGAGTGCCGCTCGCGCTGAAGGACATCTTCACCACCGAGGGCGTGCCGACCACGGCCGGTTCGAAGATCCTCGAGGGCTGGATCCCGCCGTACGACGCCACCGTGACGCGCCGGCTCAAGGAGGCCGACGTGGTCATCCTGGGCAAGACGAACATGGACGAGTTCGCGATGGGCTCCTCCACCGAGAACAGCGCGTACGGGCCGACGGGCAACCCGTGGGACCTCACCCGTATCCCGGGCGGTTCCGGCGGCGGCTCGTCCGCTTCGCTCGCGTCGTTCCAGACGCCGCTGGCCATCGGTACGGACACCGGCGGCTCGATCCGCCAGCCCGCGGCCGTGACCGGCACGGTGGGCGTCAAGCCGACGTACGGCGGGGTGTCCCGGTACGGGATGGTCGCCTTCTCCTCGTCGCTCGACCAGGCCGGGCCGTGCGCCCGTACGGTGCTGGACGCCGCGCTGCTGCACTCGGTGATCGCCGGGCACGACGAGATGGACTCGACGTCCATCGACCAGCCGGTGCCGGACGTGGTCGCCGCCGCGCGAAACGGCGACATCAAGGGCCTGCGGGTCGGTGTCGTCAAGGAGTTCCGCGGCGAGGGCTACCAGGCGGGCGTGATGCAGCGCTTCGACGAGTCCGTCGAGCTGCTGCGCGAGCTGGGCGCGGAGGTCGTGGAGGTCTCCTGCCCGACCTTCACGAAGGCGCTCGCCGCGTACTACCTGATCGCCCCGAGCGAGTGCTCGTCCAACCTGGCCCGCTTCGACGCGATGCGGTACGGGATGCGGGTCGGCGACGACGGCACCCGTTCCGCCGAGGACGTCACCGCGCTGACCCGCGAGGCGGGCTTCGGCGACGAGGTGAAGCGCCGCGTCATGCTCGGCACGTACGCGCTGAGCTCCGGCTACTACGACGCGTACTACGGATCGGCGCAGAAGGTACGGACGCTGATCACCCGCGACTTCGCGAAGGCGTTCGAGAGCGTGGACGTGCTGGTCTCGCCGACCACGCCCACCACCGCCTTCCCGATCGGCGAGCGCGCCGACGACCCGATGGCGATGTACCTCGCCGACCTGTGCACCATCCCGTCCAACCTGGCGGGCAACGCCGCCATGTCGCTGCCCTGCGGGCTGGCGCCGGAGGACGGACTTCCTGTGGGGCTGCAGATCATCGCCCCCGCCATGGCCGATGACCGGCTCTACCGTGTCGGTGCGGCGGTCGAGACCGCCTTCCAGGCACGTTGGGGTCACCCGCTGATCGAGGAGGCACCGTCGCTGTGA
- the gatB gene encoding Asp-tRNA(Asn)/Glu-tRNA(Gln) amidotransferase subunit GatB, translating into MTVTELVSYEDALSSYDPVMGLEVHVELGTRTKMFCGCSTGLGADANSQTCPTCLGLPGSLPVVNATGVESAIRIGLALNCEIAEWCRFARKNYFYPDMPKNFQTSQYDEPIAYEGHLDVQLEDGEVFRVDIERAHMEEDTGKSTHVGGATGRIHGASHSLLDYNRAGIPLIEIVTKPITGAGARAPEVAKAYVAELRELIKALGVSEARMEMGQMRCDVNLSLRPQGTERFGTRSETKNVNSLRSVERAARFEIQRHAAVLGGGGTIVQETRHFHEEDGSTTSGRVKEEAEDYRYFPEPDLVPVAPSREWVEELRAGLPELPRLRRNRLREEWGISQFEMQSALNAGAVGLIVATIDAGAPADQARKWWMGELARRANEEDVELAALPISPEQVARVCELVAEGSLNDKLARQTIEGVLAGEGGPDDVVAKRGLKVVSDEGALGAAVDAAIAENAAVADKIRGGKVAAAGALVGAVMKATRGQADAARVRELILEKLGVEG; encoded by the coding sequence GTGACCGTCACTGAACTGGTGTCGTACGAGGACGCGTTGAGCTCCTACGACCCCGTCATGGGCCTCGAGGTCCACGTCGAACTCGGCACCAGGACCAAGATGTTCTGCGGCTGTTCCACCGGCCTGGGCGCCGACGCGAACTCCCAGACCTGCCCCACCTGCCTGGGACTGCCCGGCTCGCTGCCGGTCGTCAACGCGACCGGCGTCGAGTCCGCGATCCGTATCGGCCTCGCGCTGAACTGCGAGATCGCCGAGTGGTGCCGCTTCGCCCGGAAGAACTACTTCTATCCGGACATGCCCAAGAACTTCCAGACCTCGCAGTACGACGAGCCCATCGCGTACGAGGGGCACCTGGACGTCCAGCTGGAGGACGGCGAGGTCTTCCGGGTCGACATCGAGCGCGCCCACATGGAGGAGGACACCGGCAAGTCCACCCATGTCGGCGGCGCGACGGGCCGTATCCACGGCGCCTCGCACTCGCTGCTCGACTACAACCGCGCGGGCATCCCGCTGATCGAGATCGTCACCAAGCCGATCACCGGCGCGGGCGCCCGCGCGCCCGAGGTGGCGAAGGCGTACGTGGCGGAGCTGCGCGAGCTCATCAAGGCGCTCGGCGTCTCCGAGGCCCGCATGGAGATGGGCCAGATGCGCTGCGACGTGAACCTGTCGCTGCGGCCGCAGGGCACCGAGCGGTTCGGCACCCGTTCGGAGACCAAGAACGTCAACTCGCTGCGCTCCGTGGAGCGCGCCGCCCGGTTCGAGATCCAGCGGCATGCCGCGGTGCTCGGCGGGGGCGGCACGATCGTCCAGGAGACCCGCCACTTCCACGAGGAGGACGGCTCCACCACCTCGGGCCGGGTCAAGGAGGAGGCGGAGGACTACCGCTACTTCCCGGAGCCCGACCTCGTACCGGTCGCACCGTCCCGCGAGTGGGTCGAGGAGCTGCGCGCCGGCCTGCCGGAGCTGCCGCGGCTGCGCCGCAACAGGCTGCGGGAGGAGTGGGGCATCTCGCAGTTCGAGATGCAGTCCGCGCTGAACGCGGGCGCGGTCGGCCTGATCGTCGCCACGATCGACGCGGGCGCCCCGGCCGACCAGGCCCGCAAGTGGTGGATGGGCGAGCTGGCCCGGCGGGCGAACGAGGAGGACGTCGAGCTCGCCGCGCTGCCGATCAGCCCCGAGCAGGTGGCGCGCGTCTGCGAACTGGTCGCGGAGGGCTCGCTGAACGACAAGCTGGCCCGGCAGACCATCGAGGGCGTGCTGGCGGGCGAGGGCGGTCCGGACGACGTCGTCGCGAAGCGCGGCCTGAAGGTCGTCTCGGACGAGGGCGCGCTCGGCGCGGCCGTCGACGCGGCGATCGCCGAGAACGCGGCGGTCGCCGACAAGATCCGCGGCGGCAAGGTAGCGGCGGCGGGCGCGCTCGTCGGCGCGGTCATGAAGGCCACGCGCGGGCAGGCGGACGCGGCCCGGGTGCGTGAACTGATCCTGGAGAAGCTGGGCGTCGAGGGCTGA
- a CDS encoding AAA family ATPase → MITRIEIDGFKSFLGFELDVQPCTILVGGNGAGKSNLLGALDLVRQTVATGFPVTPGADTPLAPRHLFHRADGRTAAVMSIKVGMIVPSADGPLPMVVWLEVERAEAPRSPGAAPLLRGSVWVSSMERTGWMRRLGLPTELRAALAEARESFVRRTGTDWVPLDGAHAPSAGHGPVVNGQGDGELLELLHRECETWQPVTLDPAAMRRASGGSEMAPLLADGSNLAAVLHRLCTEGQEGLEQNLAALVPESSGIRPLFDDRRGEYDFDVRVRHLGWTSPPMLAGGTLRVLALLAAWRDDARAGLLAVEELENGLHPTTLAELVRLLRHGVDDYADIPGRAAHVRGFRQLLATTHSPALLSALRHEMSGNLVFLEQAALADPGRPAGPTVTRAHPLRERRPGEDPGETVSTEQVRLLLEQMGQTVV, encoded by the coding sequence ATGATCACCCGTATCGAGATCGACGGGTTCAAGTCCTTCCTGGGCTTCGAACTGGACGTGCAGCCGTGCACGATCCTGGTGGGCGGGAACGGAGCGGGTAAGTCCAACCTGCTCGGCGCCCTCGACCTGGTACGGCAGACGGTCGCCACCGGCTTCCCCGTCACGCCCGGCGCGGACACGCCCCTCGCGCCGCGCCACCTCTTCCACCGGGCAGACGGCCGTACCGCCGCCGTCATGAGCATCAAGGTCGGAATGATCGTCCCGTCCGCCGACGGCCCGCTGCCGATGGTCGTCTGGCTGGAGGTGGAGCGCGCGGAGGCGCCGCGCTCGCCGGGGGCGGCTCCGCTGCTGCGCGGCAGCGTGTGGGTCAGCAGCATGGAGCGTACGGGCTGGATGCGGCGGCTCGGCCTCCCGACGGAGCTGCGGGCGGCGCTCGCGGAGGCGCGCGAGAGCTTCGTACGGCGCACGGGTACGGACTGGGTGCCGCTCGACGGCGCGCACGCCCCCTCGGCCGGCCACGGCCCGGTGGTCAACGGGCAGGGCGACGGCGAACTGCTGGAGCTGCTGCACCGCGAGTGCGAGACATGGCAGCCCGTGACCCTCGACCCGGCGGCCATGCGCCGCGCGTCCGGCGGCAGCGAGATGGCGCCGCTGCTGGCGGACGGCAGCAACCTCGCCGCCGTACTGCACCGGCTCTGCACGGAGGGACAGGAGGGGCTGGAGCAGAACTTGGCCGCGCTGGTGCCCGAATCATCCGGTATCCGGCCGCTGTTCGACGACCGGCGCGGCGAGTACGACTTCGACGTACGCGTCCGCCACCTCGGCTGGACGTCCCCGCCCATGCTGGCCGGCGGCACGCTGCGGGTGCTCGCCCTGCTCGCCGCCTGGCGCGACGACGCGCGCGCCGGACTGCTCGCGGTGGAGGAGCTGGAGAACGGCCTGCACCCGACGACGCTCGCGGAGCTCGTACGGCTGCTGCGGCACGGCGTCGACGACTACGCAGACATCCCCGGCCGCGCCGCCCACGTACGCGGCTTCCGGCAGCTGCTCGCCACGACGCACTCGCCGGCGCTGCTGTCCGCACTGCGGCACGAGATGTCCGGGAACCTCGTCTTCCTGGAGCAGGCCGCGCTCGCGGACCCCGGCCGCCCCGCCGGGCCGACCGTGACGCGGGCGCACCCGCTGCGGGAGCGCCGTCCGGGCGAGGACCCCGGCGAGACGGTCTCCACGGAGCAAGTACGGCTGCTGCTCGAACAGATGGGGCAGACGGTCGTCTGA